The following is a genomic window from Hymenobacter chitinivorans DSM 11115.
TCCCACTTCTGCTGCCACTTCGGATAGTCCTTGGTCAGCAATTTTTGCGGCCAGGTGCTGGCGTACACGTAGCCCGCCCGGCGCTCATTCTCAATCTCACTTAAAGCAGCGCGTTTCACTCCGTCGCGGCCCACGTAAATCGGCTTGTTGGTTTCCAGGTCGTAGAACCGGGCCCAGATGACGCTGCCGGCTTCGGGCACAATCACCCGGTCGCGCCCCGAGGGCTGGGTGGCGTCGGTGATATCCTTGGCGGCAAAGCCTTCGAGCTTCACTTCCTGAAACCAGACAATAGCCGCCGCAATCGACTTTCTCACTTCCGGCGAGGGGTTGTCCAGCGTCAGCAAGAACTCGACGATGCCCACGCTTTCCATACCGCTGAGCGAGGCCAGCTCGAAGGCCCGGGCCTTGCAGGGCAGCAGGGTTTTGCGGTCGTGCTGGGCGCACCAGGCCGTAAGCTTGCCGCGCTGCACGTACTGGGTTTTCAGAATGCAACTCACGCCTTTGTCCACGGCCAGCTTGGCGGCCGGCACTAGGCTCGGGTCCAGCGCGGCGTAGTCGGCCTGCTTTTCGGCCACGGCCTTGAGCAGGTTCAGGACCCGTACCATGGCGTTGTCGTTGTAGGTAATCTGGGCCCGGTAGCTGCTGCTGTCGGGGTAAAACTGGGGGAAGCCGCCGTTTTTGTGCTGCATTTTCAGCAAGTAGCGGATGCCTTTTTCGGCCCCGGCGCGGTAGGCCGCGTTGCCGGTAGCTTTGTAGGCTTTGGCCAAATACTCGATTTCCCGGGTCGTGGCGTTGTTGTCGATGGTGGCGTCCGGGCGGCCCGCGTCGGCCAGGGTAGCGGCCTTCACGGCGGCCGTCAGCGGCAGCTTGTAGTCCACCTTTTTCTCCTTTACCGCCTTGGGCCAGCCGCCGATGCTGCGCTGGTAAACCAGCATTTTCTCGGCCGTGGTGTCAATGACTTCGGCCATCAGCCCACCCATTTTCAGGTTGTGCGAAGCCGAAACCGAGGCCGTACCAAACTGCTTCCACCGCTCGCCAAACGTCCAGGCAGCGTTGATCTGCTTGGCTTTGGGCGCGTTTTCGGCCGTATTCAGGTTGTCGCGGTGCCAGGCGTAGTCGCCGCCCTGGCGGTGGCAGCCGGCGTAGTACACCCGGCGGCCCCACTGCGGCGCGCCCTTGCCCGACTGCGCGGCGTAGATATCCGCGTCGGCCATGTTCCTGGGGAACTGGCAGTCGATGAGGTAGAACTGCGACTCGGTGTGGTAGCGGCCCAGCTTGAAGTTGTCGTCGCCCTCGAAGGTGCAGTTCTTGAGCACCGTTTTGGCGTCTTTGCTGCCCGAGCCGTCGTGCCAGATGGCGGCATTCATATTGTGGCAGATAAAGCGGCAATTCTCGGCGTAGGCCCAGCCGCGCGGACAGTAAAAATCCACGCTGCCTTCCATCGTGCAGTCCTTGAAGTAGTACACGCCGGCCTCGGCGTCCCAGGGGCTCACCGTGTCGTTGCCGAGGGTGCGGAAGGTGCAGTTTTTCACCGTCAGCCGGGTTGTGCCCTTGCCGGTGTAGAGTGCCATCTGGTGGTCCGACTTCTTGATAACCTTCTTGCCCGTGGGGTCCGAGGGGCAGTCGATGGTAACCGGGCCGGTAGCTTCGGCCCCGTAGGTATTCATCACCGTCAGCTTTTCGAGCGTGACGTCCGGACTGTTGCGCAGGCTGAGCGTGGCAATGGTCCAGTCGTTAGCGGTGGCCGGGTCGCAGCGGAAGATGGCGTTGGCCTGGGAAAAGGTCAAAATAACGCCCTTTTCCGATTCGCCCTGCAGGGTAATGTGGTCCTTACCGTCGATAAAGACCTTTTCTTTATACGTACCTTTTTTGATGCGAATCACCCGTTGCTGAGTGGCGCTGGCGGGCAGGCTGTTGACGGCGGCCTGAATGGTCGGGAAGTCGCCCGAGCCATCCAAAGCCACCGTCAAATGCTGTGCGTAGGCCGAGGAAACCTCTCCCAAAATTGCCCCTGCCAGCACAAGCATTGCCTTCAAATACCCTTTCATCTTTTCTTCTTTCAATTTGCCTTTGCAGGTCTACACAAAATCTTCCCGCATCGGCGAAAACGCGTCAATCAGCACGCCGGCTTCGAGGCACACCACGCCGTGCCACACGTCGGAGGGCACGTAAAACGCGTCACCGGCCCGCAGCACCTGCTTGTTCTCGCCCAGGGTCACTTCGAACACCCCGCTCTGGATGTAGCTCTGCTGCACGTGCACGTGGTGGTGCAGGGCCCCTACCCCGCCGGTTTCGAAGGTTACCTTCACCAGCATCATCTGCGCGTCGTAGCTGATGATGCGGCGGCGCATGCCGGGCCCAACGTCGGTCCAGACGGCGTCCTGCTCACTAATAAAGCTGGCCGGAATATCCTTGGTGGCAGTGCTCATGGGCGGGGAAAATTGGCGGTTAAAACGAGTTAGCGGAGCTGGTCCAGGGCCACGGCGTCCATGTCGGTGTACTCGCGGTTTTCGCCGGCCATACCCCAGATGAAAGCGTAGTTGCTGGAGCCGCAGCCGGTGTGAATCGACCACGGCGGCGAGAGAATGGCCTGCTCGTTGCTCACCCACAGCGGGCGGGTTTCGTTGGGCTCCCCCATCATGTGCAGCACCCGCTGCCCGGCGGGCATATTGAAGTACAGATACGCCTCCATGCGCCGGTCGTGGGTGTGCGAGGGCATCGTGTTCCACACCGAGCCGGTTTTGAGCTGGGTCAGGCCCATTACCAGCTGGCAGCTCTGAATGCCTTCGGAGTAGATGTACTTGTAAATCGTGCGCTGATTGGCCGTTTCCACGGCGCCCATTTCCACCGGCGTCGCGTCGGCCTGGGTTTTGAGCGTGGTCGGGTGCTGGGCGTGGGCCGGGGCCGAGAGTAGGTAGTACCGGGCCGGGGTATCGGCCGAAGTGCTCAAAAACTGCACGTCCTGGGCGCCTTTGCCCACGTAGAGGCAATCCTGGTTGCCCAGCTCGTAGGTCGTGCCATCGACCAAGACCTGGCCGGCCCCGCCCACGTTGAGAATACCCAGTTCCCGACGCTCTAGGAAGTAGTCGGCCTTCAAATTGGGCGGGCAGGGCAGCACGAGCGGCTTGTCAGTCGGCACGGCGCCGCCCACAATCATCCGGTCGTAATGGGTGTATACCAGGGTAATATCATCAGCCACAAACAGGCGTTCGATCAAAAAATGCTCGCGCAGTTCGGTCGTGTTCATGCCCGCAGTTTCGCGGGGGCTGACAGCATATCGTTGGGTCATCGGGAGGAATGGTGAAATTGTGAGATGGTGAAATTGTAAGTTGATTGAAGTGGTGCTGCGAGAACAAAAAACTCACAATTTCACCACTTCACAATTTCACCTTTATCGGCCCATCCAGCCGCCGTCGACGGTGAGGATGGTGCCGTGGATGTAGTCGGCGGCTTGGGAGGCCAGGAAGACGGTGGGGCCTTTGAAGTCGGCCGGGGTGCCCCAGCGGCCGGCCGGGATGCGGGCCAGAATGCTCTGGCTGCGGTCCGGGTCGTTGCGCAGGGCTTCGGTGTTGTCGGTAGCAACGTAGCCGGGGGCAATGGCGTTGACGTTGACGCCGCGGCCCGCCCACTCGTTGGCCAGGGCCTTTACCAGGCTGCCGATGGCGCCCTTGCTGGCCGCGTAGCCCGGCACGTTGATGCCGCCCTGAAACGTGAGCAGCGAGGCCGTGAAGATGATTTTGCCACTCCCCTGCTCCAGCATGCGCCCCCCAATGGCACGGGCCAGGCGGAAGGGTGCATCCAGATTAATATGGAGCACCTCGTCCCAGAGCTCATCGGAGTGCTCGGCGGCCGGAGCGCGCTTGATGGTGCCGGCGTTGTTGATCAGAATGTCGATGCGGGGGAAGTCCTGCTGCACCTGCTCGATAAAGGCATCCACGGCGCCGCGGTTGCTGAAGTCGGCCTGGTAGGCGTGAAACTCGCGGCCCAGGGCCCGCACCTGCTGCTCGGTCTCGGAGCCGCTCAGAGCCAGCGTGGCCGAAACGCCGATGATATCGGCGCCGGCTTCGGCCAGGCCCAGGGCCATGGCTTGCCCGATGCCGCGGTTGCAGCCCGTAACGAGGGCGAGTTTACCGGCGAGGCTAAAGCTGGAAGAGGTGGGCATGGGTGGGGCGGGTTTCGTAACTTTTTAGAGAATGGGAACTGGATTCGGGCACTATCTGCCCAAAAACCGGTTTGATAAGTTTACACCATGGCCCAGGCAAAAGGAAGAATAGCACAATGTTTATTTGTGCAAACGTTATCGGGAACGTTGCCGATACGCCTTTTTGCCGGGTACCAAAACCGGGATGAGGAGAAATTCGGAATAGAACTCTACTTTAGGCCCCGAAACGGCTTCCTTCCCGGCCTTTTCTACAATTGCACTTTAACAAGCCCACCTCTTGGATAACGTTACCATAAAGGATATTGCCAAGGCCCTGAACCTGTCCACCTCCACGGTGTCGCGGGCCCTGCGCGGGAGCTATGAGATTAACGCTGAGACCAAACGGCTGGTCATGGAATACGCCGAGCGGCTCAACTACCGGCCCAACCCGATTGCGCTTAGCCTGAAGGAAAACCGCAGCCGCGCCATCGGCGTCATCGTTCCGCAGATTGCCAACTACTTCTTTTCCCAAGCCATCAACGGCATCGAGGCCATTGCCTACAACCGCGGCTACCACGTCATTATTTTCCAGACCCACGAGTCGTACGAGCGGGAAGTGGTGAACATGCAGCAGGCCGTGTCACGAAGGGTAGACGGGCTGCTAATTTCACTTTCCAGCGAAACTTCCGACGTGACCCACCTGCGGGAGCTCCAGGATCAGGGCATGCCGGTGGTCCTTTTCGACCGGGTTTCCTCCGAGCTCAACGCTACCCAGGTGGTGGCCGACAACTTTAAGGGCGCTTTTGAGGCCACTGAGCACCTGATTTGGTCGGGCCGGCGGCGCATTGCCCACCTGACCATTCCGCCGTTTTTGTCCATCACCCAGGAGCGCCTGGCCGGCTACCGCGCCGCTTTGGAAAAGCACGGCATTCCGTACGACGAAAACCTGATTCGCTACGGCACCTTCGGCCCCGATGAAGTAGGCCCGATGGTGGACGAGCTGCTGGCCCTGGACCCCAGGCCCGACGCCTTCTTCACCGCCAGCGACCGACTGGCCGCCGGCTGCCTGGGCGCGTTGCAGAAGCGCAACCTGCGCATTCCCGAGGACGTGGCCCTGATTGGCTTTACCAACATGACCGTGGCCGAACTGCTCTCGCCCGCCATGAGCACGGTGGTGCAGCCGGCCCAGGAAATCGGGCAGGTGGCCGTCGAGCGCCTCATCGAGCTCATTGAGCGCAAGCAGAAAGCCGCCCCGCCGAGCGTGATTAAAATCCCGACGACGCTCATTGCCCGCGAATCGACCCGCACGGTGGTAAGCTAGCTTCCGACCGAACCTTATCTGACAAAAAAGGCCCTGAATCTGATTCAGGGCCTTTTTCGTTACAGGCAAGTCGATTTACTCGCTGTCTTTTAGGGTCGATACCAACAGCACGACCACGATTCCCAGCAGGGCCATCAGGGCAAACGACCAGCGCAGATTGGCCGCCGAAGCAACAAAACCCACCACCGGCGGCACCAGCAGAAAGCCGATATAGCCCACCGTGGACACGCCCGCAATGGCCGCGCCCGAGCTTAAGTGGCTGGAGCGGCCCACCATGCTGAACACCATTGGCACCACGCACGAGACGCCCAGACCCACCAGCGCAAAGCCCAGTGCGGCCGGCAGCGGCTGCGGTAGCAGGGCCGCCAAGGCCAGGCCTAGGGTCATGAGCACACCGCTGCCGCGCAGCAGGGGCCGCACGCCGTAGCGGTTCACGAGCCAGTCGCCGAGGAAGCGGCCGGTGGTCATGGCCACCATGTAGGTAGCAAAGCCGGCAGCCACCCAGTTTGGGGGCGCGTGCACGGCCTTGTTGAAATACACCCCGCTCCAGTCGTACATGGTGCCCTCGCAGGCCATGGAGGCAAAGCAGATCAGGCCGAATTTGAGCAGGTGCTTGCCGGGCAGGGCAAACCGGGGCCGGGCGGGCTGGTCGGCCGCGGATGGTGGCGGGACCAGGTCGAGGCTGCGCGGAAAGAAAGCCAGGGCCAGGCCCGTCAGCACCATTCCTACGGCCACGAAATGGTAGCTGGGAGCAATGTGGAGGCTAATCAGGCCAGCGCCTACCGCGGCGGCGGCGAAGCCCGCCACGCTCCACACGCCGTGAAATGTGGCAATAATGGAGCGGCCGTACAGGGCCTGCACGCCCACCGACTGGGCATTCATGGAAATGTTGAGCAGGTTGCGGGAGCAGCCAAAGCAAAACAGCAGCCCGACCAGCTGCCAGGTGTACTGGGCAAAGCCCAGCAGGCCCAGGGCCACGTTGTAGAGCACCGCCCCGACCAGCATAATCTGTCGGCTGCTGAAGCGCTGCAGCAGGTAGCCCGTCACGGGCAGGGTCAGGAGCAAGCCGGTGGGCAGGGCCAGCAGCACCCCACCCAGTTCGGCTTCATCCAGGCTCAGGTGCTGCTGAATGGTGGGAATGCGCGAGGCCCAAGTGGCGTAGCCAAAGCCCGAAACCAGGAAAAATACGGCAATGGCCAGGCGGGCCGAAGCTGGGCTTGAGGCCGCTGCCGCAGCTCCGGCGGACGGCGCCATTTTTTGGGAAACACTCATACTCAAAAATTCTGCCCACGGCCTGCTGCCAGCCCCGGTGCACCGCCGGGCCTACTTCCAGGGCTCCAACAAACAAAACGACGCCCGGTGTACACCGGGCGTCGCTCATTAAACGGTTAACACCGCGGGCAGTTACTGCTTTACCACTTTAGACGTGATGCGCTGCTGACCGTCGTTGTACTCAACCAGGTAGATACCGGCCGTCAGCGTCGAGAGGCGCACTTCGGTGGCCGTCGAGTTGGGCTGGGCAGCCAAGGAAGCTACTTTCTGACCGTTCGAGGAATACACGGCTACCGTAGCACCTTTGGCGGCGGCGGGGTGCGCTACGGCCAAGAAATCCTGGGCGGGGTTGGGATATACGTTCAGGCTTTGCTTAGCCACGGCCTGCTTGCTGGCCAGGGCGGGCTGGGTGCTCTTCAGCGTTACGTTGCGCAGGAATACGTAGCGGCCCACGCTGCTGCTGCCCACGCCGAAGTACAGGCGCACGGTCAGGGTCTGACCCGACGCCAGGGCCAGGCCGGCCCCGTTGGTCAGGGCGAAGCGGAAGGTGCTGGGCACGCCGCCCGTGGCGTACTGGGGCAGTACCGCGCCGGCATTGGAAGTGCCCGTGCCCGTGCCGAAGGTGCCATTGGCAGTAGCCGGCAGCAAACCGCCGGGCTGGGTTACGGTGGAGTTGGAAATAGCCGGGCCCTTGGCCGCCGTGATGCTGGCCGAGTCGGACACAAAGTTGCTCAGCGAGTACATCACCGCAATTTTACCAGCGGCCGAGCTGGCTACCGAGGCGTCCAGAATCAGCGAGTCGAGGCGGGTGGCAGCGGTAGCGGTGGCCTGAAACTGCGTGTAGAACGTGCGGCGGGGTGCGCTGCCGGGGCCGGGAGGCGTAGCGTTAGAGCTCCAGCCGCCGCCATTCGACAATACGGCAAACGCCTGGCCCAGACCGGCCGTGTAAGGTGCGTAGGCCGTGGCGTTGGTGGGCACCAGGCCGTCGGAAATTACCAGGCGCTTGAAGGTCGAAGGAGCGCCGGTGAGGCCGGAGCGCACGGCGGCGTTGTCCTGGTTGTTGGCCTCCAGGTTCCAGCGTACGAAACCGGGCGTTTGGGCCATAGCCTGCCCGGATACAAACAAAGCAGCCGAAAGAGTAAGGCCAGCGAGTAGATTTTTCTTCATAACGAAGGAGAACTTTTTTGTGGGAATTCGATGAT
Proteins encoded in this region:
- a CDS encoding T9SS type A sorting domain-containing protein, with protein sequence MAQTPGFVRWNLEANNQDNAAVRSGLTGAPSTFKRLVISDGLVPTNATAYAPYTAGLGQAFAVLSNGGGWSSNATPPGPGSAPRRTFYTQFQATATAATRLDSLILDASVASSAAGKIAVMYSLSNFVSDSASITAAKGPAISNSTVTQPGGLLPATANGTFGTGTGTSNAGAVLPQYATGGVPSTFRFALTNGAGLALASGQTLTVRLYFGVGSSSVGRYVFLRNVTLKSTQPALASKQAVAKQSLNVYPNPAQDFLAVAHPAAAKGATVAVYSSNGQKVASLAAQPNSTATEVRLSTLTAGIYLVEYNDGQQRITSKVVKQ
- a CDS encoding cupin domain-containing protein, translated to MSTATKDIPASFISEQDAVWTDVGPGMRRRIISYDAQMMLVKVTFETGGVGALHHHVHVQQSYIQSGVFEVTLGENKQVLRAGDAFYVPSDVWHGVVCLEAGVLIDAFSPMREDFV
- a CDS encoding MFS transporter, whose protein sequence is MAPSAGAAAAASSPASARLAIAVFFLVSGFGYATWASRIPTIQQHLSLDEAELGGVLLALPTGLLLTLPVTGYLLQRFSSRQIMLVGAVLYNVALGLLGFAQYTWQLVGLLFCFGCSRNLLNISMNAQSVGVQALYGRSIIATFHGVWSVAGFAAAAVGAGLISLHIAPSYHFVAVGMVLTGLALAFFPRSLDLVPPPSAADQPARPRFALPGKHLLKFGLICFASMACEGTMYDWSGVYFNKAVHAPPNWVAAGFATYMVAMTTGRFLGDWLVNRYGVRPLLRGSGVLMTLGLALAALLPQPLPAALGFALVGLGVSCVVPMVFSMVGRSSHLSSGAAIAGVSTVGYIGFLLVPPVVGFVASAANLRWSFALMALLGIVVVLLVSTLKDSE
- the kduD gene encoding 2-dehydro-3-deoxy-D-gluconate 5-dehydrogenase KduD; the encoded protein is MPTSSSFSLAGKLALVTGCNRGIGQAMALGLAEAGADIIGVSATLALSGSETEQQVRALGREFHAYQADFSNRGAVDAFIEQVQQDFPRIDILINNAGTIKRAPAAEHSDELWDEVLHINLDAPFRLARAIGGRMLEQGSGKIIFTASLLTFQGGINVPGYAASKGAIGSLVKALANEWAGRGVNVNAIAPGYVATDNTEALRNDPDRSQSILARIPAGRWGTPADFKGPTVFLASQAADYIHGTILTVDGGWMGR
- the pelA gene encoding pectate lyase, which produces MALDGSGDFPTIQAAVNSLPASATQQRVIRIKKGTYKEKVFIDGKDHITLQGESEKGVILTFSQANAIFRCDPATANDWTIATLSLRNSPDVTLEKLTVMNTYGAEATGPVTIDCPSDPTGKKVIKKSDHQMALYTGKGTTRLTVKNCTFRTLGNDTVSPWDAEAGVYYFKDCTMEGSVDFYCPRGWAYAENCRFICHNMNAAIWHDGSGSKDAKTVLKNCTFEGDDNFKLGRYHTESQFYLIDCQFPRNMADADIYAAQSGKGAPQWGRRVYYAGCHRQGGDYAWHRDNLNTAENAPKAKQINAAWTFGERWKQFGTASVSASHNLKMGGLMAEVIDTTAEKMLVYQRSIGGWPKAVKEKKVDYKLPLTAAVKAATLADAGRPDATIDNNATTREIEYLAKAYKATGNAAYRAGAEKGIRYLLKMQHKNGGFPQFYPDSSSYRAQITYNDNAMVRVLNLLKAVAEKQADYAALDPSLVPAAKLAVDKGVSCILKTQYVQRGKLTAWCAQHDRKTLLPCKARAFELASLSGMESVGIVEFLLTLDNPSPEVRKSIAAAIVWFQEVKLEGFAAKDITDATQPSGRDRVIVPEAGSVIWARFYDLETNKPIYVGRDGVKRAALSEIENERRAGYVYASTWPQKLLTKDYPKWQQKWEKKEGSKI
- the kduI gene encoding 5-dehydro-4-deoxy-D-glucuronate isomerase, producing the protein MTQRYAVSPRETAGMNTTELREHFLIERLFVADDITLVYTHYDRMIVGGAVPTDKPLVLPCPPNLKADYFLERRELGILNVGGAGQVLVDGTTYELGNQDCLYVGKGAQDVQFLSTSADTPARYYLLSAPAHAQHPTTLKTQADATPVEMGAVETANQRTIYKYIYSEGIQSCQLVMGLTQLKTGSVWNTMPSHTHDRRMEAYLYFNMPAGQRVLHMMGEPNETRPLWVSNEQAILSPPWSIHTGCGSSNYAFIWGMAGENREYTDMDAVALDQLR
- a CDS encoding LacI family DNA-binding transcriptional regulator; its protein translation is MDNVTIKDIAKALNLSTSTVSRALRGSYEINAETKRLVMEYAERLNYRPNPIALSLKENRSRAIGVIVPQIANYFFSQAINGIEAIAYNRGYHVIIFQTHESYEREVVNMQQAVSRRVDGLLISLSSETSDVTHLRELQDQGMPVVLFDRVSSELNATQVVADNFKGAFEATEHLIWSGRRRIAHLTIPPFLSITQERLAGYRAALEKHGIPYDENLIRYGTFGPDEVGPMVDELLALDPRPDAFFTASDRLAAGCLGALQKRNLRIPEDVALIGFTNMTVAELLSPAMSTVVQPAQEIGQVAVERLIELIERKQKAAPPSVIKIPTTLIARESTRTVVS